The Cyclobacteriaceae bacterium genome includes a region encoding these proteins:
- a CDS encoding amidohydrolase family protein: MKKILLLIIASAFSQCIIAQPVFREDVKAFIDYDAPLIAFTNALLVDGKGNPPKASQTVIIKNGKIVSIGGPSIKIPVDAKVIDLKGKALLPGWVMLHEHMYYPAISIKPYYAHYKQLPVTFPPLYLAAGATTIRTGGSLEPFSDISLKQQSDKGQIIAPTMEITAPYLEGTGAFASQMFILKTPEESQKFVNYWADAGMTSFKSYMKIDQATLKAAIETAHKRGLKVTGHLCSVTYREAAEMGIDHLEHGFMASTDFAKDKIKDQCPSNNGLADLDVNSEEVKSLIKFLVDKKVSINSTLAVFDLFPPYPEAVESMASNTREEYLKTSARPRSPQFEKALKNTMKMEKMFVDAGGLLTVGTDPTGNGAVLAGFGSQRSIELLVSDGFTPLEAIKISTLNGAIALGKDKEIGSIEVGKEADLIVIDGDPTKDISDIRKIELVFKDGIGFNSKRIFENVKGRVGIH; encoded by the coding sequence ATGAAAAAAATCCTGCTCCTCATCATCGCTTCTGCATTCTCACAATGCATCATTGCTCAACCAGTTTTCAGGGAAGATGTAAAAGCATTCATTGATTACGATGCTCCTCTGATAGCATTTACGAATGCACTACTGGTTGACGGTAAGGGTAATCCACCTAAAGCGAGTCAAACCGTTATCATAAAAAATGGAAAAATTGTATCCATTGGTGGTCCCTCCATCAAGATTCCCGTTGACGCTAAGGTCATTGATCTCAAAGGCAAGGCACTTCTACCGGGATGGGTTATGCTTCACGAGCACATGTATTATCCCGCAATTTCTATTAAGCCATATTATGCACATTACAAGCAGCTTCCAGTGACCTTTCCACCGCTATACCTTGCAGCTGGTGCAACGACGATACGGACCGGTGGGAGTCTTGAGCCATTTTCAGATATCAGTCTTAAACAACAATCTGATAAAGGTCAGATCATTGCACCTACTATGGAGATCACTGCTCCTTACCTGGAAGGAACGGGTGCTTTTGCTTCCCAAATGTTCATCTTGAAAACTCCTGAAGAATCTCAAAAATTTGTCAATTACTGGGCTGATGCAGGCATGACTTCATTCAAATCCTATATGAAGATTGACCAGGCAACATTAAAGGCTGCCATTGAAACTGCGCATAAGCGTGGATTGAAAGTTACTGGACATCTATGCTCAGTCACCTATCGTGAAGCAGCTGAAATGGGTATTGATCACCTTGAGCATGGATTCATGGCCTCCACCGATTTTGCAAAAGATAAAATCAAAGACCAATGTCCTTCCAATAACGGGCTTGCCGATCTGGATGTCAATAGCGAGGAAGTCAAAAGTCTGATCAAGTTTCTTGTCGATAAAAAAGTGAGCATCAATTCAACGCTTGCCGTTTTTGATCTCTTTCCTCCTTATCCTGAAGCTGTAGAATCAATGGCATCGAATACACGGGAAGAATATTTAAAGACCAGCGCGCGACCAAGAAGTCCTCAGTTTGAAAAGGCTTTAAAAAATACAATGAAGATGGAAAAAATGTTTGTGGATGCCGGAGGATTGCTGACCGTCGGAACTGATCCTACTGGCAACGGCGCTGTATTAGCTGGCTTTGGAAGTCAGCGATCTATTGAGCTATTAGTGAGTGATGGCTTTACTCCGCTGGAAGCCATAAAAATTTCAACGCTCAACGGAGCCATTGCTTTGGGGAAAGATAAAGAAATCGGGTCGATTGAAGTTGGAAAGGAGGCTGATCTAATTGTGATTGATGGAGACCCCACCAAAGACATAAGTGATATCCGTAAAATCGAGCTTGTCTTTAAAGATGGAATTGGATTCAACTCAAAACGAATATTTGAAAATGTGAAGGGCAGAGTTGGAATACATTGA
- a CDS encoding paraquat-inducible protein A, whose translation MNIFIKRSVLILLTGALLALATWSGLQVALISNDRADIKRDYGTLNNISYGLLSVNAWRDHLVRVVTHRIDDFEFTPEQEKAMRDEVSAVLHAVLYKADSMVQKKQKTVGGKLKKFAVNTFVNQEKLHDQVPQFSRTIVNELKKPANKEKLKFLVKSKLEEFGSITYDSANDVMRSRNILDKYQMSDVPTFNVYTKIVLDELQRKTYFFTFIILGVMVVFLFLWWALRSQKEIQTPLFVVSILLALVVLFVGLTSPMIEIDARIQEMSFLLIGERIVFNDQVIFFQSKSIVDVVTILMETGKWDSAFVGILILAFSILFPIAKLLSTKLYLLGNEKLRSNKIINFFAFKSGKWSMADVNVVAIFMAYIGFKGILDSQMESLNMKGDSLASISTNQTTLQPGFILFVAFVLFGLILSTILQKITEREEKTTLANSTPEIPLKAKLAGAKN comes from the coding sequence TTGAATATCTTCATCAAACGTTCTGTCCTTATCCTCCTCACAGGAGCACTTCTTGCTCTTGCAACATGGAGTGGACTGCAAGTAGCACTGATCTCAAATGATCGTGCTGATATTAAAAGGGACTATGGTACACTCAACAATATTTCTTACGGACTTCTTTCGGTAAATGCCTGGAGAGATCACCTTGTGCGTGTCGTTACTCACCGCATTGATGATTTTGAATTTACTCCTGAACAGGAAAAGGCGATGAGGGATGAAGTCTCCGCCGTGCTTCATGCAGTGCTTTATAAAGCTGATAGCATGGTTCAGAAAAAGCAAAAAACAGTCGGAGGTAAGCTGAAGAAATTCGCAGTAAACACGTTTGTCAATCAGGAAAAACTTCATGACCAGGTACCGCAGTTTTCAAGGACCATTGTCAATGAGTTGAAGAAACCAGCTAATAAGGAGAAGCTGAAGTTCCTTGTGAAGAGCAAGCTGGAGGAATTTGGATCAATCACTTATGATAGTGCCAATGATGTAATGCGAAGCAGAAACATCCTTGACAAGTATCAGATGTCAGACGTGCCTACATTCAATGTGTATACCAAGATTGTACTGGATGAATTACAACGCAAGACCTACTTTTTTACCTTTATCATACTTGGAGTAATGGTTGTGTTTCTGTTTCTCTGGTGGGCCCTACGTTCACAAAAAGAAATACAGACACCCTTATTTGTTGTGAGTATTTTATTGGCTCTCGTTGTGCTCTTCGTGGGGCTCACCTCACCAATGATAGAAATCGATGCGCGTATTCAGGAAATGAGCTTTCTTCTCATCGGTGAAAGAATTGTGTTCAATGATCAGGTTATTTTCTTTCAAAGCAAAAGCATTGTAGATGTCGTTACGATATTGATGGAGACTGGTAAATGGGATTCTGCTTTTGTGGGAATTCTGATTCTCGCTTTCAGTATCTTATTTCCTATTGCAAAATTGTTATCCACCAAGCTGTATCTGTTGGGAAACGAGAAATTAAGATCGAACAAGATTATAAATTTCTTTGCGTTCAAATCCGGTAAATGGAGTATGGCAGACGTCAATGTTGTTGCTATTTTCATGGCATACATTGGTTTCAAGGGCATCCTCGACAGTCAGATGGAAAGTCTCAACATGAAGGGAGATTCACTCGCTAGTATATCTACAAATCAAACTACCCTTCAGCCCGGATTTATTCTTTTTGTGGCCTTTGTATTATTCGGATTGATCCTTTCTACCATTTTGCAGAAGATCACAGAGCGTGAGGAAAAGACTACACTTGCCAATAGTACACCTGAGATTCCGCTAAAAGCGAAATTGGCTGGTGCAAAGAATTAG